Proteins found in one Subtercola endophyticus genomic segment:
- the pta gene encoding phosphate acetyltransferase translates to MARSIYITSAEGHSGKSTIALGVLDVLGRSVGRVGVFRPIARSVSEPDYVLEMLLAHDSIDLGYEQVIGVSYDDVHEDPDEALSRIVERYKEVERLCDSVVILGSDYTDVGSPTELTFNARIAANLGAPVLLVLGGRASQGSTEMLGHSEPRTPDDMRHITELALVELKAAHATLLGIVANRSDPENLEKIRDAVGRAASEAFAGLRVAAAVSAAPGRRAPRVPVWSIPEDRLLVAPSMANLVESTHGTMIKGDPRLLAREALGVLIAGMSTVNVLPRLTDGAVVVIPGDRTEVMLAVLMANASANFPSISGIILNGGFELPEPIERLIDGLNTTLPIITTPLGTYDTAVRITGTRGRLAADSQRKYDSALALFEQYVDGARLLELLDVSSSAVVTPLMFEYGLIDRARSVKKHIVLPEGTDDRVLRAAATVLTRGIARLTILGEEDDVRSRARSLGVDLDAAAVVSPFDPELRERFAAEYSSIRAHRGITLDMARDTVTDVSYFGTMMVQLGLADGMVSGAAHTTAHTIRPAFEIIKTRPEVSVVSSVFLMALADRVLVYGDCAVIPDPTAEQLADIAVSSSETAVQFGIEPRVAMLSYSTGASGAGADVEKVREATALVRQRRPELLVEGPIQYDAAADAAVAAAKMPDSNVAGRATVFIFPDLNTGNNTYKAVQRSAGAIAVGPVLQGLNKPINDLSRGALVADIVNTIAITAIQAATGDAAASALLDGAGAVDEAVAADGALASEQGSALASEQGGAPASEQEVSA, encoded by the coding sequence GTGGCCCGCAGCATCTACATCACCTCAGCCGAAGGGCATTCGGGCAAGTCGACGATTGCGCTGGGTGTGCTCGACGTGCTCGGCCGCAGTGTCGGGCGGGTCGGTGTGTTCCGGCCGATCGCTCGGTCGGTCTCCGAACCCGATTACGTGCTCGAGATGCTGCTGGCGCACGACAGCATCGATCTCGGCTACGAGCAGGTCATCGGGGTGTCGTACGACGACGTGCACGAAGACCCCGATGAGGCGCTTTCGCGCATCGTCGAGCGCTATAAAGAGGTCGAACGGCTCTGCGATTCTGTCGTCATTCTCGGCTCCGACTACACCGACGTCGGCAGCCCCACTGAGCTCACCTTCAACGCCCGCATCGCGGCGAACCTCGGTGCGCCCGTGCTGTTGGTGCTCGGCGGGCGGGCGAGCCAGGGTTCGACCGAGATGCTGGGGCACTCCGAACCGCGCACGCCTGACGACATGCGGCACATCACCGAGCTGGCGCTCGTGGAGTTGAAGGCCGCCCACGCGACCCTGCTCGGCATCGTCGCGAATCGCTCGGACCCCGAGAACCTCGAGAAGATCAGAGACGCTGTCGGCCGCGCGGCCAGTGAGGCCTTCGCCGGCCTTCGTGTCGCCGCCGCGGTGTCGGCCGCGCCCGGCCGCCGGGCACCGCGGGTTCCGGTCTGGTCGATTCCCGAAGACCGGCTCCTGGTAGCGCCGAGCATGGCGAATCTGGTCGAGTCGACGCACGGCACCATGATCAAGGGCGACCCGCGCCTCCTGGCGCGTGAGGCACTCGGGGTTCTCATTGCGGGAATGTCGACCGTCAATGTGCTTCCGCGCCTCACCGACGGTGCCGTGGTCGTCATTCCCGGCGATCGTACTGAGGTGATGCTCGCCGTACTCATGGCGAACGCGTCGGCGAACTTTCCGAGCATCTCGGGCATCATCCTGAACGGCGGTTTTGAGCTGCCCGAGCCCATCGAGCGGCTCATCGACGGGCTGAACACGACCCTCCCCATCATCACGACGCCCCTGGGCACGTACGACACTGCGGTGCGCATCACCGGCACCCGCGGCCGCCTCGCCGCCGACTCACAGCGCAAGTACGACAGCGCCCTCGCTCTCTTCGAGCAATACGTCGACGGGGCCAGGCTGCTCGAACTGCTCGACGTGAGTTCTTCGGCCGTCGTGACCCCGCTGATGTTCGAGTACGGGCTCATCGACCGGGCTCGCTCGGTGAAGAAGCACATCGTGCTGCCCGAGGGAACGGATGATCGGGTGCTCCGCGCGGCGGCCACCGTGCTGACTCGGGGCATAGCGCGGCTCACCATTCTGGGCGAAGAAGACGATGTGCGTTCCCGAGCCCGAAGCCTCGGGGTAGACCTCGACGCGGCCGCCGTCGTCAGTCCGTTCGACCCCGAGCTGCGAGAGCGGTTCGCGGCGGAGTACTCGAGCATCCGCGCCCACCGCGGAATCACCCTCGACATGGCGCGCGATACCGTCACCGACGTGTCGTACTTCGGCACGATGATGGTGCAGCTGGGTCTGGCCGACGGCATGGTGTCGGGTGCGGCGCATACCACCGCGCACACCATTCGCCCGGCGTTCGAGATCATCAAGACGCGCCCCGAGGTGTCGGTGGTGTCGAGCGTCTTCTTGATGGCGCTCGCCGACCGAGTGCTGGTGTACGGCGACTGCGCCGTGATTCCCGATCCGACAGCCGAGCAATTGGCCGATATCGCTGTCTCGTCGTCAGAGACCGCGGTGCAGTTCGGAATCGAGCCTCGGGTGGCGATGCTGTCGTACTCCACGGGGGCATCCGGTGCCGGTGCCGACGTCGAGAAGGTTCGTGAAGCCACCGCGCTGGTACGGCAGCGCCGGCCGGAGTTGCTCGTCGAGGGTCCGATTCAGTACGACGCCGCGGCCGACGCGGCGGTCGCTGCGGCCAAGATGCCCGACTCGAACGTAGCCGGCCGCGCAACGGTGTTCATCTTTCCCGACCTCAATACGGGCAACAACACGTACAAGGCGGTTCAGCGTAGCGCCGGCGCGATCGCCGTCGGCCCGGTGCTGCAGGGGCTCAACAAGCCGATCAACGACCTCTCGCGAGGCGCGCTGGTCGCCGACATCGTGAACACCATCGCCATCACCGCGATACAAGCGGCGACCGGCGACGCCGCCGCTTCGGCGCTGCTCGACGGGGCGGGTGCTGTCGATGAGGCTGTCGCGGCCGACGGGGCCCTCGCATCTGAGCAGGGCAGCGCTCTCGCCTCTGAGCAGGGCGGGGCTCCCGCCTCCGAACAGGAGGTCTCCGCGTGA
- a CDS encoding NAD(P)H-binding protein: protein MRIAIAGGHGAIALHIERQLSAASHEAIAIIRNPEHASDVLAAGGIPVIIDLEKVDARTLATDLTGVDAVVFAAGAGPGSSAERKLTVDRDGALLLADAADLAGIRRYVLISAMGADGFDPDSDDVFQIYLRAKAEADAGVRERDLEWTIIRPGGLTNEPGTGEVELAESTGRGTITREDVASLVVASLLDGIAIRAQFEAIEGSTPIPEALAAVRY, encoded by the coding sequence ATGAGAATCGCCATCGCCGGAGGCCACGGAGCCATCGCCCTGCACATCGAACGCCAGCTCTCAGCGGCGAGTCACGAGGCGATTGCGATCATCCGCAATCCAGAACATGCCAGTGACGTGCTGGCCGCCGGCGGAATCCCCGTCATCATCGACCTTGAAAAGGTGGATGCCCGTACCCTCGCCACCGACCTGACGGGTGTCGACGCAGTGGTTTTCGCCGCCGGCGCGGGGCCAGGATCTTCGGCAGAGCGTAAGTTGACCGTCGACCGTGATGGCGCATTACTTCTTGCTGACGCGGCGGATCTTGCGGGCATCCGCCGCTACGTGCTCATCTCTGCGATGGGCGCGGACGGTTTCGATCCCGACTCCGACGACGTCTTTCAAATCTATCTGCGCGCGAAAGCCGAGGCCGATGCGGGCGTGCGTGAGCGCGATCTCGAGTGGACCATCATCCGGCCGGGCGGCCTCACCAACGAGCCCGGAACCGGTGAAGTCGAGCTCGCCGAATCGACCGGCCGCGGCACGATAACGCGCGAGGATGTCGCTTCGCTCGTCGTCGCATCCCTCCTCGACGGCATCGCCATCCGCGCCCAGTTCGAGGCGATCGAGGGCTCGACCCCCATCCCCGAGGCTCTGGCGGCCGTTCGCTACTAG
- a CDS encoding MFS transporter — protein MVNSTTDVISDRQRDLLSRPLRPRLITAVLALAGLSASFMSTLVIPIQPQLPQLLGASKDDTTWVITATLLSAAIITPIAGRLGDLYGKRRVVIVLLGVLVIGSVICAFSTSLVPMIVGRALQGAVTGVIPLGIAILRDVLHRDKLGGAIALVSATLGVGGALGLPISALIIQNFDWHAIFWLSVVLALVVLVLVVIVVPPSVLRSPGTFDLVGAIGLAIGLSAILLAVSKGSSWGWASVETIGCAAGGLAVLVVWALYELRQASPLVDLRVAARPAVLRTNLASIAMGFALFGNSIAFPQLLELPVASGVGLGLGILAASLVMMPSGLAMMAMSPVSARLISTFGARILLAVGACLLAVSYILALFLMTAVWQILLVAIIAGFGAGLGYAAMPTLIMQSVPATESAAANGLNALMRSLGTTIAAAVIGSILATVAVQVGSISVPTVGGFRLVFAIAAAVSLGSAVIALTIPRHEEHYEEQPALPD, from the coding sequence GTGGTGAACTCTACGACAGATGTCATTTCCGACCGGCAGAGGGATCTTCTCTCCCGGCCGCTCCGCCCGCGACTGATCACGGCCGTGCTGGCGCTGGCGGGGCTGAGCGCCTCGTTCATGAGCACGCTGGTCATTCCGATTCAGCCGCAGCTGCCACAGCTCTTAGGGGCGAGCAAAGACGACACGACGTGGGTGATCACCGCGACACTGCTGTCTGCGGCCATCATCACGCCCATCGCAGGGCGCCTCGGCGACCTTTACGGCAAACGCCGCGTCGTCATCGTGCTTCTCGGTGTGCTTGTCATCGGCTCGGTGATCTGCGCATTCTCGACCAGTCTCGTACCGATGATCGTGGGCCGGGCACTGCAAGGCGCGGTCACGGGCGTGATTCCGCTCGGAATCGCCATTCTTCGCGATGTGCTGCACCGCGACAAGCTCGGGGGCGCGATCGCTCTGGTCAGCGCGACGCTCGGAGTGGGTGGCGCCCTCGGCTTACCAATCAGCGCGCTCATAATTCAGAATTTCGATTGGCACGCGATCTTCTGGTTGTCGGTCGTTCTCGCCCTCGTCGTCTTGGTGCTCGTCGTCATCGTGGTGCCGCCCAGTGTGCTTCGGTCACCGGGCACGTTCGATCTCGTCGGCGCTATCGGCCTGGCTATCGGCCTGAGCGCGATACTGCTCGCCGTTTCCAAAGGCAGTTCCTGGGGCTGGGCCTCGGTGGAAACGATCGGATGCGCCGCCGGCGGTCTTGCCGTGCTCGTTGTCTGGGCGCTCTACGAACTGCGGCAGGCGAGTCCGCTTGTAGACCTGCGGGTCGCTGCACGTCCCGCCGTCTTGCGCACCAACCTCGCGTCGATTGCGATGGGATTCGCGCTCTTCGGTAACAGCATCGCCTTTCCGCAGCTTCTCGAGCTGCCGGTGGCGTCAGGGGTGGGTTTGGGCCTCGGCATCCTGGCCGCAAGTCTGGTGATGATGCCGAGCGGCTTGGCCATGATGGCCATGTCGCCCGTTTCGGCCAGACTCATTTCGACCTTCGGTGCACGGATTCTGCTCGCGGTCGGCGCGTGTCTTCTCGCCGTGAGCTACATCTTGGCGCTCTTTCTCATGACGGCGGTCTGGCAGATTCTGCTGGTGGCCATCATCGCCGGGTTTGGTGCGGGCCTGGGATACGCTGCGATGCCCACTCTGATCATGCAGTCGGTGCCGGCCACCGAGAGCGCGGCCGCAAACGGCTTGAACGCGTTGATGCGTTCACTCGGCACAACCATCGCGGCGGCCGTCATCGGGTCGATTCTCGCAACCGTTGCGGTGCAGGTCGGCTCGATCTCGGTGCCGACCGTCGGCGGATTCCGGCTCGTTTTCGCGATCGCGGCCGCCGTCTCGCTCGGTTCCGCCGTGATCGCTCTGACGATTCCGCGGCACGAAGAGCACTATGAAGAGCAGCCGGCTCTTCCCGACTGA
- a CDS encoding DUF4190 domain-containing protein, giving the protein MSDSTLPPEPDEPPVTPPPPAAPPPVSPPAAAPPAPSPPPVSPPAAAPPAAAPPPGYAPAYTPNYGAPQPPTPANPYGPPQPPTPQNPYGPPQPPAPQNPYGAPPPAAPEGRTNVLAIVSLILGIVSYFTGFFLAIGAIITGHIALSQIKKTGGKGRGMALGGLILGYVSIVVGIIVTILVIVLIIAAGATTAANEKALNDYLNSMTAIPQPSDTDFDVPTAPTGDLSFGAGQEIFPTDTATFAETFSLDPAWTVKTPDTGGGNWSYTSNDGQCTLKFYQGALGDSVDIADGDDLKTTDNFLTYVDNATAADEAQYADSDSIAYQYIGSSDQVATRTLTGTDNDGTNWITSARAFTQLEQGMYFDLTCQPATDLTKVYKSVLAETSIVVD; this is encoded by the coding sequence ATGAGCGATTCCACCCTGCCGCCCGAGCCCGACGAGCCGCCGGTCACACCGCCGCCGCCGGCCGCCCCACCGCCAGTCTCCCCGCCAGCAGCGGCCCCGCCAGCACCCTCCCCACCGCCAGTCTCCCCGCCGGCAGCGGCCCCGCCGGCAGCCGCCCCGCCGCCAGGCTACGCCCCCGCGTACACCCCGAACTACGGCGCCCCACAACCACCGACACCGGCGAACCCCTACGGCCCCCCACAACCCCCCACCCCGCAGAACCCCTACGGCCCCCCACAACCCCCTGCCCCGCAGAACCCCTACGGCGCCCCGCCGCCCGCGGCCCCCGAGGGCCGCACCAACGTGCTGGCGATCGTCTCGCTCATCCTCGGCATCGTTTCGTACTTCACGGGATTCTTCCTGGCCATCGGCGCCATCATCACCGGCCACATCGCGCTGAGCCAGATCAAGAAGACCGGCGGCAAGGGCCGCGGCATGGCCCTCGGCGGTCTGATTCTGGGCTACGTGAGCATCGTCGTCGGCATCATCGTCACGATTCTCGTCATCGTGCTCATCATCGCCGCCGGCGCCACCACTGCCGCCAACGAGAAGGCCCTGAATGACTATCTGAACTCCATGACAGCGATTCCGCAGCCGAGCGACACCGACTTCGACGTGCCGACGGCGCCGACCGGTGACCTGTCGTTCGGCGCCGGTCAGGAGATTTTTCCGACCGACACCGCCACCTTCGCCGAGACGTTCTCGCTCGACCCCGCGTGGACCGTGAAGACGCCCGACACCGGCGGCGGAAACTGGTCGTACACCTCCAACGACGGCCAGTGCACGCTGAAGTTCTACCAGGGCGCCCTCGGCGACAGCGTGGACATCGCCGACGGCGACGACCTGAAGACCACCGACAACTTTCTCACCTACGTCGATAACGCGACGGCAGCCGATGAAGCGCAATACGCCGACTCCGACAGCATCGCGTACCAGTACATCGGCTCGAGCGACCAGGTCGCAACGCGCACCCTGACCGGCACCGACAACGACGGAACCAACTGGATCACCTCCGCCCGCGCCTTCACCCAGCTCGAGCAGGGCATGTACTTCGACCTGACCTGCCAGCCGGCTACCGACTTGACGAAGGTGTACAAGAGCGTGCTCGCCGAGACGTCGATCGTCGTCGACTGA
- a CDS encoding MFS transporter yields MGDGEVNPLGVVLRTRGTVYLLVSSLVGRLPTAMSSLAIVQLVRLQGGGYTLAGVMTAAYIVASAVGQPLLSRRIDRAGQTRVLLASAIVSAAAFVGLAVTAAALPVAAVLCALLAGLFTPPLEPSLRTLWPRMLGEGRTLKAAFSLDAGAQEVMFIVGPLLTVLGIAAFGSTGNVVFAGLLGLAGAVAFAVHPVSRSAGAPTHQHETGSERARGAGHPSPLRNAAFLPIVLFTFGVGVPVGALTIVVTVFEDSSFAGFSGWALAANAFGALIGAAVIAVRPLKIAARRAMPVCGLLLALLYIPLAFDHMPPAAYLVAALVAGLLLPPTLTQIFETVEQLSARAGLTEANAWVVSAMTLGIAFGTLGAGAVASLHGEFTIPLVVGGSVFITAVFSVAVLPRSRAAVAS; encoded by the coding sequence GTGGGCGACGGTGAAGTGAATCCGCTCGGGGTCGTGCTGCGCACCCGCGGAACGGTGTACCTGCTCGTTTCGTCGCTGGTGGGGCGGCTGCCGACGGCCATGTCGTCGCTGGCGATCGTTCAGCTCGTGCGCCTTCAAGGCGGCGGGTACACGCTCGCCGGAGTCATGACCGCTGCGTACATCGTGGCCAGCGCAGTCGGGCAGCCGTTACTCAGCCGGCGCATCGACCGCGCCGGTCAGACCCGTGTGCTGCTCGCTTCGGCCATTGTGAGTGCAGCGGCGTTCGTCGGCCTTGCCGTCACTGCCGCCGCACTCCCCGTGGCTGCGGTGCTCTGCGCGCTCCTCGCCGGTCTCTTCACGCCTCCGCTCGAGCCGTCGCTGCGCACGCTCTGGCCCCGGATGCTCGGCGAGGGCCGCACGCTGAAAGCGGCCTTCAGTCTCGATGCGGGTGCGCAAGAGGTGATGTTCATCGTTGGTCCGCTGCTCACCGTGCTGGGCATCGCCGCGTTCGGATCCACCGGAAACGTGGTGTTCGCGGGCCTGCTCGGGCTGGCCGGTGCCGTGGCGTTCGCCGTGCATCCGGTGTCGCGATCGGCTGGGGCACCGACTCATCAGCACGAGACGGGTTCAGAGCGAGCACGTGGGGCGGGGCATCCTTCTCCTCTGCGGAACGCCGCCTTTTTGCCGATCGTGCTGTTCACCTTCGGAGTCGGGGTTCCCGTGGGAGCCCTGACCATCGTCGTCACGGTTTTCGAAGACTCCTCGTTCGCCGGGTTCTCGGGCTGGGCGCTCGCGGCGAATGCCTTCGGGGCGCTGATCGGTGCCGCTGTGATTGCGGTGCGCCCGCTGAAGATCGCCGCTCGTCGAGCGATGCCGGTGTGCGGTCTGCTGCTTGCCCTGCTCTACATTCCGCTCGCGTTCGACCATATGCCGCCAGCGGCATATCTCGTCGCCGCCCTGGTCGCCGGCCTCCTGCTGCCACCGACGCTCACCCAGATCTTCGAGACGGTGGAGCAGCTGAGCGCGCGCGCGGGGCTCACCGAAGCGAACGCCTGGGTGGTCAGTGCCATGACGCTCGGAATCGCGTTCGGCACTCTGGGGGCGGGCGCGGTGGCGAGCCTGCACGGTGAGTTCACGATTCCCCTCGTGGTCGGCGGGTCGGTTTTCATCACGGCAGTGTTCTCGGTCGCAGTGCTGCCACGCAGCCGCGCGGCTGTCGCGTCGTAG